Proteins encoded in a region of the Ptychodera flava strain L36383 chromosome 4, AS_Pfla_20210202, whole genome shotgun sequence genome:
- the LOC139131723 gene encoding LOW QUALITY PROTEIN: tonsoku-like protein (The sequence of the model RefSeq protein was modified relative to this genomic sequence to represent the inferred CDS: inserted 1 base in 1 codon) yields the protein MNSYDRKEFKRLQKAQLKAQAKGNLKEEAEICNTLGELLAKNGDYEEAIKEHRRELLLSESLNDVVGAGVANRKIGECYSELNMFGKALKYQXEHLELAQSIDNHLEEQRALATIGRTYLCQADTITDPAVGDMALQKAKHAFVKSLAVCDKLKHSVTTKELQEMRARLFLNLGLVYDNQRDHGNCVKFIEQAVFIAEKHKLFEDLYRAHFSLGGIYLKSGNNSKALRRLEASVRCAREMKEKHMESEAVALSASVYFKLGDFVAAKRALRKACKLGSRLPDERKNIVINLKAAISGCKLLHELESTPDADCETKMQICESLGDLCCKVMAFERGIGYYQRQLKWAVTLRKDYDTLIPIYISLAATYQDMRLYDKAIECYKKELELRQDNPKEDVKTWLNIAQSQEDNQADYSNVYKSYKEALDCAVRSNIPMLQMRTLKSLAVVQDKYKEHENRADTLERLSKLKETYDIDSDDDAEMDDTETQDSETVELEDSDLCDTDDSDDEENYRRQRNKMTKRNEKGETPLHRASIDGNFRVVQQLVEKGHPVNCRDYCGWLPIHEASNNGYYNIVEYLLDHGAAINDRGGDGCQGVTPLHDSINCGNFDIAELLVSKGANVLAKDDEGTTPLDTLLKWQETYKEDLDNETLNNVEKLKKMLIATSKKVKSTLRPSKSMVNQCADRNLFDNEIEESDTEPSVMSTKPRWQKHQPDKYQARPLLNVRNNDISKRRALLDIEDEEDDSDLNNLTRDHFPLDSARQRDSRHKFSPSTSGTALTRNNFVKAPEISDSMDIDETEANTENSAIEIEDTDEFYRNPLLDNAMELSQPETASLAYRDAIVNVGSRSSRAQLQKRNQTSPPVTDKGEPAAMIPEEEYIGDNWLVHDMRQKVSKRKRTDAEPVSRQDTFAQNRNQNTSRPSLSRNSKMKKAKQLKLTSMTSSTLIRHDTNSALRSHVADESADDDAVEEVTDRDTSVQSTLSAVRPPATSQSVIGSSNAPMRVRVRVQNKTFLIPIQTRDKTISWLTEQSTQRYYALSGQRPNLVLMTSEGALFSPEDTVVDVISIDEEVIGDVQSWDLKPLPERYSKICESAHTTEQPKIREILATSHSSKQLAFQDLALTDEEVIPLFKALQRQYSIKQLVLSGNQIKDAAIHHLTQAVMTLPSLSVLDLSCNTITEQGLKTLSSALDNQITGSGDGEADLQRREGNKPLQALEVLDLSFNPLSDDCTLYLATIIKHCPLLSTLRLTSCQLTASFFRLHQRNLREALQGALHFHTLAVSYNDFGPTGVKLLFECLPASMLLLDLSYTVSTNSMNLGQHVKAYLMRADTALQSLNLSGCCLTNRDLQEISGCFSNKKCLSSLCVSSNSKLGNSGLQCLVDSLHEHKAHLGELIFTGCPFTSPLDSQLVESFRKISVSEFPLEVFKFSTLMLNEGDINSLYETWKNHRPNATKVSTNGHECIFYEKSED from the exons ATGAACAGTTACGACAGGAAGGAGTTTAAGCGCCTTCAGAAAGCGCAGTTGAAGGCACAGGCCAAAGGAAATTTGAAAGAAGAAGCGGAGATATGCAATACCCTGGGTGAATTGCTGGCAAAGAACGGTGATTATGAAGAAGCGATCAAGGAGCACCGCAGAGAACTTCTTTTATCAGAATCGCTGAATGATGTCGTTGGGGCAGGCGTGGCAAATCGTAAGATAGGAGAATGTTATAGTGAGCTGAACATGTTTGGTAAagctttgaaatatc aagaaCACTTAGAATTGGCCCAGTCAATTGATAATCACTTAGAGGAGCAAAGGGCACTGGCTACGATCGGAAGAACCTATTTATGTCAGGCAGACACCATTACAGACCCTGCAGTGGGGGATATGGCACTCCAAAAGGCAAAGCACGCTTTCGTAAAGAGTCTTGCAGTGTGTGACAAGCTGAAACATTCTGTGACGACGAAAGAATTACAAGAGATGAGGGCCAGGCTTTTCTTAAATTTGGGACTGGTTTATGACAACCAGCGAGACCACGGAAACTGCGTAAAGTTCATAGAACAGGCAGTTTTCATAGCAGAGAAACACAAACTGTTTGAAGACTTGTACAGGGCTCATTTTTCCCTGGGTGGAATTTACCTGAAGAGCGGCAACAATAGTAAGGCCCTGAGACGTCTGGAGGCTTCTGTAAGATGTGCCAGGGAAATGAAGGAAAAGCACATGGAAAGTGAAGCTGTGGCTTTGTCTGCCTCTGTTTACTTCAAATTGGGTGATTTTGTAGCCGCTAAACGAGCCTTGAGAAAAGCATGTAAGCTGGGATCTAGACTACCAGATGAAAGGAAGAACATAGTCATTAACTTGAAAGCTGCTATTTCTGGATGCAAGTTGTTGCATGAACTTGAATCAACACCGGATGCAGACTGTGAGACAAAGATGCAAATTTGTGAATCATTGGGTGACCTTTGCTGTAAGGTCATGGCATTTGAGCGTGGAATTGGGTACTATCAAAGGCAACTGAAATGGGCAGTTACATTGAGAAAAGACTATGATACGTTGATACCAATCTACATCTCTCTCGCAGCCACCTACCAAGACATGAGGTTGTATGACAAAGCAATAGAGTGCTACAAGAAAGAACTGGAACTTAGACAAGACAACCCCAAAGAAGATGTCAAAACATGGCTTAATATTGCTCAAAGTCAGGAAGACAATCAGGCTGATTATTCCAATGTTTACAAATCTTATAAAGAGGCATTAGATTGCGCTGTCAGATCTAACATCCCAATGCTGCAGATGAGAACACTGAAGTCCCTGGCCGTCGTTCAAGACAAATACAAAGAACATGAAAACAGGGCGGACACTTTGGAGAGACTTTCCAAACTGAAGGAAACATATGACATTGATTCTGATGATGATGCCGAGATGGATGATACTGAGACTCAGGACAGTGAAACTGTTGAATTGGAAGATTCAGACCTTTGCGACACAGATGATTCTGACGATGAAGAAAATTACAGGCGACAACGGAATAAGATGACGAAGAGGAATGAGAAGGGAGAAACTCCACTGCACAGGGCATCCATTGATGGTAACTTCAGAGTTGTGCAGCAGCTTGTTGAGAAGGGCCATCCAGTTAATTGCCGTGACTACTGTGGCTGGTTGCCTATACATGAGGCTTCAAACAATGGTTACTATAACATTGTGGAGTACCTGCTGGACCATGGAGCTGCTATCAATGACAGGGGTGGTGATGGGTGCCAGGGAGTCACACCACTGCATGACTCTATCAACTGTGGTAATTTTGATATAGCCGAATTACTGGTCAGCAAAGGTGCCAATGTCCTGGCAAAAGATGATGAAGGGACCACACCGTTGGATACCCTTTTAAAGTGGCAGGAGACCTACAAGGAAGATCTTGACAATGAGACTTTAAACAATGTAGAaaagttgaagaaaatgttaataGCAActtcaaaaaaagtaaaatctaCGCTTCGCCCATCTAAATCGATGGTAAACCAATGTGCAGACAGAAATCTCTTTGACAATGAAATTGAAGAAAGTGACACAGAGCCGTCAGTCATGTCAACAAAACCAAGATGGCAAAAACATCAGCCCGACAAATATCAAGCAAGACCTTTGCTTAATGTACGTAACAATGATATATCAAAGAGAAGAGCCTTACTAGATATTGAAGATGAAGAAGATGACAGTGATTTAAACAACTTGACCAGAGACCATTTTCCGCTTGATAGTGCACGCCAAAGAGATAGCAGGCATAAGTTCTCACCCTCTACATCAGGTACAGCATTGACGAGAAATAATTTCGTCAAAGCTCCTGAAATTAGTGATTCAATGGATATTGATGAGACTGAAGCAAATACAGAAAACTCTGCAATTGAAATTGAAGACACTGATGAGTTTTATCGAAATCCATTACTTGATAATGCAATGGAATTATCACAGCCAGAAACTGCCTCTCTAGCTTACAGGGATGCGATTGTGAATGTAGGAAGTCGATCAAGCAGAGCACAACTACAAAAACGAAATCAGACAAGTCCTCCCGTGACAGATAAAGGAGAACCTGCTGCCATGATACCAGAGGAGGAATATATCGGAGACAACTGGCTTGTCCATGATATGAGACAAAAAGTATCCAAGAGAAAGCGAACTGATGCAGAGCCAGTCAGTAGACAGGACACATTTGCACAAAATCGAAACCAAAACACATCAAGACCATCACTGTCGcgaaatagtaaaatgaaaaaagccAAGCAGCTTAAACTGACTAGTATGACTTCGAGTACATTGATCCGTCATGACACCAACAGTGCACTCAGATCACATGTTGCTGATGAAAGTGCAGATGATGATGCCGTTGAAGAAGTAACTGACAGAGATACATCTGTTCAGTCAACACTGTCAGCAGTGAGACCTCCAGCTACCAGCCAATCAGTGATTGGTTCTAGTAATGCACCAATGAGAGTACGCGTCAGagttcaaaacaaaacatttctgaTTCCGATTCAAACGCGGGATAAGACCATCAGTTGGTTGACTGAACAGTCAACGCAGAGATACTACGCGCTGAGTGGCCAGCGTCCAAACCTAGTTTTGATGACCAGTGAAGGAGCACTGTTCTCACCTGAAGACACTGTCGTGGATGTTATATCTATCGATGAAGAGGTTATCGGTGATGTACAGTCCTGGGACTTGAAACCCCTGCCAGAAAGGTACAGCAAAATTTGTGAATCTGCTCACACCACTGAACAGCCAAAGATAAGGGAAATTCTTGCAACAAGTCACAGTAGCAAACAGCTTGCCTTCCAAGACCTTGCACTCACTGATGAAGAAGTCATTCCCCTGTTTAAAGCACTGCAAAGACAGTACTCCATAAAACAACTAGTACTGTCCGGAAACCAGATCAAAGATGCAGCTATCCACCATCTTACACAGGCTGTGATGACATTGCCTTCTCTCAGTGTTTTGGATTTGTCCTGTAACACCATAACAGAACAGGGGTTGAAGACTCTGTCATCAGCTTTGGATAACCAGATCACAGGAAGTGGTGACGGTGAAGCGGATCTGCAAAGAAGGGAGGGAAATAAACCACTGCAAGCACTGGAAGTGTTAGATCTAAGTTTCAATCCATTGTCTGATGACTGCACACTATATCTTGCTACAATTATCAAACACTGTCCATTACTGTCTACCCTAAGACTGACTTCATGCCAACTGACAGCCAGCTTTTTCCGACTTCACCAAAGAAATCTGCGTGAAGCACTTCAGGGTGCCTTGCATTTCCATACCTTGGCAGTGTCATACAATGATTTTGGACCAACCGGAGTGAAATTGTTATTTGAATGTCTCCCGGCAAGCATGTTATTGCTTGACCTGTCGTACACCGTGTCAACAAACAGTATGAACCTCGGCCAGCATGTGAAGGCTTACCTGATGAGGGCCGATACAGCATTGCAGAGCCTCAACCTTAGTGGTTGCTGTCTGACCAATAGGGATCTCCAGGAAATCTCCGGCTGCTTCTCAAACAAGAAGTGTCTGTCGTCGCTCTGTGTGTCATCCAACAGCAAGCTGGGCAACAGTGGTCTTCAGTGTTTGGTTGACAGTTTACACGAACACAAAGCACACCTTGGGGAGCTCATTTTCACCGGCTGTCCATTTACATCGCCTTTGGATTCCCAGCTTGTGGAATCATTTCGCAAGATCTCAGTCAGTGAATTTCCCTTGGAAGTGTTCAAATTTTCTACTCTGATGCTGAATGAAGGTGACATTAACAGTTTATATGAAACATGGAAAAATCATCGGCCAAATGCAACTAAAGTATCAACGAACGGTCATGAATGTATTTTCTATGAGAAGTCAGAAGACTGA